One Zootoca vivipara chromosome 9, rZooViv1.1, whole genome shotgun sequence DNA window includes the following coding sequences:
- the RAB33B gene encoding ras-related protein Rab-33B — translation MAAAAAEVESSLELSLSSSYSGPGTLPPARSRIFKIIVIGDSNVGKTCLTFRFCAGRFPERTEATIGVDFRERAVDIDGERIKIQLWDTAGQERFRKSMVQHYYRNVHAVVFVYDMTNIASFHSLPLWIEECKQHLLTNDIPRILVGNKCDLRSAIQVPTDMAQKFADTHSMPLFETSAKNPNDNDHVEAIFMTLAHKLKSHKPLMLSRLPDNTIHLEPAAKPAMPCWC, via the exons atggcggcggcggcggccgaggTGGAGTCGTCTCTGGAGCTGAGCCTGTCGAGCAGCTACTCGGGGCCGGGGACGTTGCCCCCCGCGCGCTCCCGCATCTTCAAGATCATCGTCATCGGGGACTCGAACGTGGGGAAAACGTGCCTCACTTTCCGCTTTTGCGCGGGCCGCTTCCCGGAGCGCACCGAGGCCACCATCGGGGTGGATTTCCGAGAACGCGCCGTCGACATCGACGGGGAGCGCATCAAG ATTCAGCTCTGGGATACAGCAGGGCAGGAGCGATTCAGGAAGAGCATGGTACAGCACTATTACAGGAATGTACATGCAGTCGTTTTTGTATATGACATGACAAATATTGCCAGTTTCCATAGTTTGCCACTGTGGATTGAAGAATGCAAACAACACTTGCTCACCAATGATATACCCCGGATTTTGGTTGGAAATAAATGCGATCTGAGAAGTGCAATTCAGGTCCCTACGGACATGGCTCAGAAATTTGCTGACACTCATAGCATGCCACTGTTTGAAACGTCTGCTAAAAACCCTAATGACAATGATCATGTGGAAGCTATATTTATGACCCTGGCTCATAAGCTCAAGAGTCACAAGCCACTCATGCTTAGTCGGCTACCCGATAACACAATTCACTTAGAACCTGCAGCAAAACCCGCCATGCCATGTTGGTGTTAG